A window of Selenomonas ruminantium subsp. lactilytica TAM6421 contains these coding sequences:
- a CDS encoding ABC transporter ATP-binding protein, whose product MGVAIEYLHKAFDLVDGEPNFVLEDVNLAVQDGEFICILGKSGCGKSTLLNMLAGYLKPDKGRIVVNGQEIDGPSAERGVVFQQHALFPWYTVRENIEFGLHLQKRKDAGETATKLIEMIGLQDYEKAYPTELSGGMAQRVGIARALAPDPAVLLMDEPLGALDALTRESMRQELTRIWQLSGKTIFFITHSVPEAVYLADRVVILKDGQVEADVPIKLPRPRNMRDKEFLEYVDDFARMIAETEDEERAVCAE is encoded by the coding sequence ATGGGGGTTGCGATCGAGTATCTGCATAAGGCTTTTGATTTAGTGGACGGGGAGCCAAATTTCGTGCTGGAGGATGTCAATCTGGCCGTGCAGGATGGGGAATTTATCTGCATCCTGGGCAAGAGCGGCTGCGGCAAGTCCACCTTGCTGAATATGTTGGCCGGCTATCTGAAGCCCGATAAGGGGCGCATCGTGGTGAACGGGCAGGAGATAGATGGCCCGTCAGCAGAGCGGGGCGTGGTATTCCAGCAGCATGCCTTGTTTCCCTGGTATACGGTGCGGGAAAATATCGAGTTCGGTCTGCATCTGCAGAAGCGCAAAGATGCAGGGGAAACCGCCACGAAGCTGATTGAGATGATTGGCCTGCAGGATTATGAAAAAGCCTATCCGACGGAGTTGTCCGGCGGCATGGCCCAGCGGGTGGGCATTGCCCGGGCGCTGGCTCCGGACCCGGCGGTGCTGCTGATGGATGAACCGTTAGGAGCCCTCGATGCGCTGACACGCGAATCCATGCGGCAGGAACTGACACGGATCTGGCAGCTCAGCGGCAAGACCATCTTCTTTATTACCCATAGCGTGCCCGAGGCCGTTTATCTGGCCGATCGGGTGGTTATCCTCAAGGATGGCCAGGTAGAAGCTGATGTGCCCATCAAACTGCCAAGGCCGCGGAATATGCGGGATAAGGAGTTCTTGGAATATGTTGATGATTTTGCCCGGATGATTGCGGAAACGGAAGATGAAGAAAGGGCGGTGTGTGCCGAATGA
- a CDS encoding GGDEF domain-containing protein, which produces MQARSAKGWMAIVLPLMTSLVLLLLILALPFGRGIAAELGGRWYWQTESEAAAGAPWQSFDFPHTPPVGSDDDKVWLKTELPQELPHDASLLIQTRDQAFEVWLDDECIYRYGELKPSFMSYGQRWHIVSIPDDAGGKELRLHAYSASAHSLGYFGKMWLDSNVEQVLRIFRQDVPYAMNIPLAGFMLVMILIYATSPAAPKRLYKSFIAFIFTFLCWMVCATNSKQYVLDAPVFWRFCMQSAEYLLPLLANMVIFQVVDTSYKRMVRWTVFIYIVLFLGVLSAEFLGFNGMSRGQAAFYFLLPVMEGIALYAIWRSAHQGNMYARAVSVPLVFMAGAGTIDGISLYGHKVLMEGYVLPYTTLSLCVFVVFIVRHQIKRERTLMSRNTGLQQEVSQAMEKAVRDNLTQCYNRNKLEAVLAEEIFRHQKEEEPFSIIMLDIDFFKHVNDTFGHEVGDEVLAGFAEVVRSHIKKKDLFVRWGGEEFLILFQHCTGEEAMMIAERLRVQVSMAKIHEKCNITCSIGVASWHGVTDSATQLLKRVDDALYTAKRTGRNRVCREPRNNMHWFKNLYNEEGTE; this is translated from the coding sequence GTGCAAGCAAGGTCAGCTAAAGGCTGGATGGCTATTGTTTTGCCGCTCATGACCTCCCTTGTTTTATTGCTGCTGATCCTGGCTCTGCCCTTTGGGCGGGGCATTGCCGCTGAACTGGGGGGGCGCTGGTACTGGCAGACGGAATCCGAGGCAGCAGCAGGCGCACCGTGGCAATCATTTGATTTTCCCCATACGCCGCCGGTGGGCAGTGATGATGATAAGGTCTGGCTGAAGACGGAACTGCCCCAGGAATTGCCCCATGATGCATCCCTGCTGATTCAGACCAGGGATCAGGCCTTTGAGGTCTGGCTGGATGATGAATGTATCTATCGCTATGGGGAGCTCAAACCATCCTTTATGTCTTATGGCCAGCGCTGGCATATTGTCAGTATCCCCGATGATGCGGGGGGAAAAGAGCTGCGGCTGCATGCATATTCGGCATCGGCCCATAGTCTGGGCTATTTTGGCAAGATGTGGCTGGACAGCAATGTGGAGCAGGTTCTGCGTATCTTCCGGCAGGATGTTCCCTATGCCATGAATATCCCGTTGGCTGGCTTTATGCTGGTGATGATCCTGATCTATGCAACCAGCCCTGCTGCGCCAAAACGCCTTTATAAATCCTTTATTGCTTTTATCTTTACTTTTTTATGCTGGATGGTCTGTGCCACCAATTCCAAGCAGTACGTGCTGGATGCACCGGTGTTTTGGCGTTTCTGCATGCAGTCGGCCGAGTATCTGCTGCCGTTGCTGGCCAATATGGTGATCTTTCAGGTGGTGGACACGAGTTACAAGCGCATGGTGCGCTGGACGGTATTTATCTACATTGTCCTCTTTTTGGGCGTGCTGAGTGCGGAATTCCTCGGTTTTAACGGCATGAGCCGTGGTCAGGCTGCCTTCTATTTCCTGCTGCCTGTCATGGAGGGAATAGCCCTTTATGCCATCTGGCGGTCGGCCCATCAGGGGAATATGTATGCCCGGGCCGTGTCGGTGCCATTGGTATTTATGGCGGGGGCCGGAACCATCGACGGTATTTCCCTCTACGGTCATAAGGTCCTGATGGAGGGCTATGTGCTGCCCTATACCACGCTTTCACTATGTGTGTTTGTCGTCTTTATCGTGCGTCATCAGATCAAGCGGGAGCGGACGCTGATGAGTCGTAATACCGGCCTGCAGCAGGAGGTCAGCCAGGCAATGGAGAAGGCTGTCAGGGACAATCTCACGCAGTGCTATAACCGCAATAAGCTGGAAGCCGTGCTGGCGGAGGAAATCTTCCGTCATCAGAAGGAGGAGGAGCCCTTCTCCATCATCATGCTGGATATTGATTTTTTCAAGCATGTCAACGATACCTTTGGCCATGAGGTCGGGGATGAGGTTTTGGCCGGGTTTGCTGAGGTTGTCCGCAGTCATATCAAGAAGAAAGACCTTTTTGTCCGTTGGGGCGGGGAGGAGTTCCTTATCCTTTTCCAGCATTGCACGGGAGAAGAGGCCATGATGATTGCTGAACGGCTGAGGGTGCAGGTGAGTATGGCCAAGATCCATGAAAAGTGCAATATCACCTGCAGTATCGGTGTGGCTTCCTGGCATGGCGTGACGGATTCTGCGACGCAGCTGCTGAAACGGGTGGACGACGCCCTCTATACAGCCAAGCGCACGGGACGCAACCGGGTGTGCCGTGAACCCAGGAACAATATGCATTGGTTCAAAAATCTTTATAATGAAGAGGGGACCGAATAA
- a CDS encoding PTS mannose/fructose/sorbose transporter subunit IIC has translation MGTMQVLLIFIFATIAGMGSCLDEMQTHRPLIACTVTGLILGDMTTGIIIGGTLEMMALGWMNIGAAIAPDAALASVISTILVVASHQDVATGIAIAMPLAAAGQVLAIICKTISVVFQHKADDYAEEGNLFGIDLCNYGALILQGLRVGIPALLVAMTVGTGAVQDMLNAIPPVISGGLQVAGGFIVVVGYAMVINMMGAQYLMPFFFLGFVVAAFTDFNLVALGVIGLVCAVVYIQLNPKYQEVAAAPAAAAAASSSDLDDELD, from the coding sequence ATGGGCACTATGCAAGTTTTGCTGATCTTTATTTTTGCCACGATTGCAGGTATGGGTTCCTGCCTGGATGAAATGCAGACGCATCGTCCTTTGATCGCGTGCACCGTAACTGGACTTATCTTAGGCGATATGACTACCGGCATTATCATTGGTGGTACTCTGGAAATGATGGCTCTGGGCTGGATGAACATCGGTGCTGCTATCGCACCGGATGCAGCACTTGCTTCCGTAATTTCCACGATCCTCGTTGTTGCCAGCCATCAGGATGTGGCAACTGGTATCGCTATCGCCATGCCTCTGGCTGCTGCCGGTCAGGTTCTGGCTATCATCTGTAAGACGATTTCCGTGGTATTCCAGCACAAAGCTGATGATTATGCTGAAGAAGGCAATCTCTTCGGTATCGATCTCTGCAACTACGGCGCTCTGATCCTGCAGGGCCTCCGCGTTGGTATCCCCGCTCTGCTTGTTGCTATGACTGTTGGTACGGGCGCTGTGCAGGACATGCTGAATGCAATCCCGCCTGTTATCTCCGGTGGTCTGCAGGTTGCCGGTGGTTTCATCGTAGTAGTTGGTTATGCAATGGTTATTAACATGATGGGCGCTCAGTACCTCATGCCCTTCTTCTTCCTCGGTTTCGTTGTTGCCGCATTTACGGACTTCAACCTGGTTGCTCTTGGTGTTATCGGTCTCGTTTGCGCTGTGGTTTACATCCAGCTCAACCCGAAATATCAGGAAGTTGCTGCTGCTCCGGCTGCTGCCGCTGCCGCATCTTCCAGCGACCTTGATGATGAACTCGATTAA
- a CDS encoding ABC transporter permease subunit has protein sequence MKEISYVDELYIAPCVQGNLLAEEEIVPRKYAEAKRAKADKFYKAMALFYFFCLWELISYLNMRSGWFNPVFLPSPVTVLETGYEYLMNGTLILHIGMSFYRMLAGFLLGVAGALVVGIMIAMSRTWDNLLSPILNMVGPIPVFAFLPMFLIWFGIGEASKIALIAYATFVPMLIYIIGGIRETDPILIRSAKSLGATNYQIFTKVILNSALPKIFEGMKMSLALTFSALVVAEMMGASTGLGYIIVNAKNWFKMADMFLAANGVPVKIVAPMADIGNTQCVVARKDAGINKAKDLEGKKIGMAAGSGVLIAIRNMANDMNVDVNKINFVTLSPSDQIAAMEHGDIDAMACWEPWVSNGQKAGGKLLFSGLKSYLEDKQGDVSWLSFYTTMQVTDNFLKERPEDVKAMLRALKKATDFINEHPDEAAEIIAKEINLDKDQVKHIMAQNKYDMKFDAHFKAACTEMSAFMLEMKNIPTNPDFTKYADPSSLKAVDASLVTE, from the coding sequence ATGAAGGAAATCTCATATGTGGACGAACTCTATATCGCCCCCTGTGTGCAGGGGAACCTGCTGGCGGAAGAGGAAATCGTGCCGCGCAAATATGCCGAGGCTAAACGGGCCAAAGCGGATAAATTCTATAAGGCGATGGCATTATTCTATTTCTTCTGCCTTTGGGAGCTCATCAGCTATCTCAACATGCGCAGCGGCTGGTTCAATCCCGTTTTCCTGCCATCACCGGTGACTGTGCTGGAAACAGGCTATGAATATCTGATGAATGGCACGCTGATCCTGCATATCGGCATGAGCTTCTATCGCATGCTGGCTGGATTCCTGCTGGGGGTGGCTGGTGCGTTGGTGGTGGGCATCATGATTGCCATGAGCCGCACCTGGGATAATCTCTTGTCCCCCATCCTCAATATGGTGGGGCCGATTCCTGTCTTTGCCTTCCTGCCCATGTTCCTGATCTGGTTTGGTATTGGCGAGGCTTCAAAGATTGCTCTGATTGCCTATGCGACCTTCGTGCCCATGCTGATCTACATTATCGGCGGCATACGGGAGACCGATCCGATATTGATCCGCTCGGCCAAGAGTCTGGGGGCAACGAATTATCAGATTTTCACCAAAGTCATCCTGAACTCAGCACTGCCCAAGATCTTCGAGGGCATGAAGATGAGTTTGGCCCTGACCTTTTCCGCACTGGTGGTGGCAGAGATGATGGGGGCCTCGACAGGCCTTGGCTATATCATCGTCAATGCCAAGAATTGGTTCAAGATGGCGGATATGTTTTTGGCTGCCAATGGCGTGCCGGTCAAGATCGTGGCACCTATGGCTGATATCGGCAACACCCAGTGCGTAGTTGCCCGCAAAGATGCTGGCATCAATAAGGCAAAGGATCTGGAGGGAAAGAAAATTGGCATGGCTGCAGGTTCCGGCGTGCTGATCGCCATCCGCAATATGGCCAATGACATGAATGTGGATGTAAATAAGATCAACTTTGTTACGTTAAGCCCCAGTGACCAGATTGCAGCCATGGAGCACGGCGATATTGATGCCATGGCCTGCTGGGAACCTTGGGTAAGCAACGGGCAGAAAGCTGGCGGCAAGCTGTTGTTCAGCGGCCTGAAATCCTATTTGGAGGACAAGCAGGGGGATGTGTCCTGGCTGAGCTTCTATACGACCATGCAGGTGACGGATAATTTCCTCAAAGAGCGTCCGGAAGATGTCAAGGCCATGCTTCGCGCCTTGAAGAAAGCTACGGATTTCATCAACGAACATCCCGATGAGGCCGCTGAAATCATTGCCAAGGAGATCAATCTGGACAAGGATCAGGTCAAGCATATCATGGCGCAGAACAAGTACGATATGAAGTTCGATGCGCATTTCAAGGCTGCCTGCACGGAAATGAGTGCCTTTATGCTGGAGATGAAAAATATTCCGACCAATCCGGATTTTACCAAGTATGCAGATCCCAGCTCCCTGAAGGCAGTGGATGCTTCGTTGGTTACGGAATAA
- a CDS encoding sensor domain-containing diguanylate cyclase, with protein sequence MRKIIYVLLFILCLGLGRWGEAAVLEGPWRYCETNETEAGGVNVPALVRENSADWALFDMENRPPLSGKYQHILLTVKVSNQDPQKNVLLFMTTKQAVRMWLDDEMFFSRGHFYPQRYDEGSQPYMVALPKFEGEAQLAIELYSDSPTHLGWFSLFSLDTEQMQMARFFYSDIPLVLAIPVGLAIIFIMFLYYRFNPQGWRRLYAYIILFMVVFCLWLFSVSNVKTLFWDYPRVWWYSLSILAYILPLAANLIPRELLKGKKYARMDIVIWANAMLFVTAMVGEIMGMHTMNGLMSLYYPVLAIGEGAVVYWCVRAAREGDLLCRSVLLPIIVFTSLGVFDGVSGHFYLLPWHVYLTPLGIYAFLYFVVGILREQVRHEEKLLRKTAGLEHKAALMQKKSETDALTGCWNRNKLKVLLADAIAGARKIGQPFGMLMLDIDFFKKINDTYGHDAGDAVLRAFATLVYKHLAKEHECIRWGGEEFLILTKITEQDELLALAEKIREQVAAVPLAGHKITCSIGATLWQIEQDSTDTLFRRVDEALYQAKRDGRNRVIFRT encoded by the coding sequence ATGAGAAAAATCATATATGTGCTCCTGTTCATCCTCTGTTTAGGCCTGGGCAGATGGGGCGAAGCGGCGGTGCTGGAAGGCCCCTGGCGTTACTGCGAGACGAATGAGACAGAGGCCGGCGGCGTGAATGTGCCGGCGCTGGTGCGGGAGAATTCAGCTGATTGGGCCTTGTTTGATATGGAAAACCGGCCGCCCCTCAGTGGCAAATACCAGCATATCCTGTTGACGGTCAAGGTATCCAATCAGGATCCCCAGAAAAATGTGTTGCTCTTTATGACAACCAAGCAGGCCGTACGCATGTGGTTAGATGATGAAATGTTTTTCAGCCGGGGGCATTTCTATCCCCAACGCTATGATGAAGGCTCCCAGCCCTATATGGTTGCTCTGCCTAAATTTGAAGGAGAGGCGCAGCTGGCGATAGAATTGTACTCCGATTCCCCCACCCATCTGGGGTGGTTCAGCCTGTTTTCGCTGGATACAGAACAGATGCAGATGGCGCGGTTCTTCTATTCGGATATCCCTTTGGTGCTGGCCATTCCGGTGGGACTGGCTATCATCTTTATCATGTTCCTCTATTACCGCTTCAATCCCCAGGGATGGCGGCGGCTCTATGCCTATATCATCCTCTTTATGGTGGTATTCTGCTTGTGGCTCTTCAGTGTTTCCAATGTAAAAACTCTTTTTTGGGATTATCCCCGGGTATGGTGGTATTCGCTGAGCATTTTAGCATATATCCTGCCCTTGGCGGCTAACCTGATTCCGCGGGAACTGTTGAAAGGCAAGAAATATGCGCGGATGGATATCGTGATCTGGGCCAATGCCATGCTCTTTGTGACGGCGATGGTAGGGGAGATCATGGGCATGCATACCATGAATGGACTGATGTCGCTCTATTATCCTGTGTTGGCTATTGGCGAAGGCGCCGTGGTCTATTGGTGTGTGCGGGCAGCCAGAGAGGGAGATCTTCTCTGCCGGTCGGTGTTGCTGCCGATTATTGTCTTCACCTCTCTGGGTGTTTTTGATGGGGTATCCGGTCATTTTTATCTGCTGCCCTGGCATGTCTATCTGACGCCGCTGGGAATCTATGCCTTTTTATATTTTGTCGTGGGTATCCTGCGGGAACAGGTGCGCCATGAGGAAAAGCTTTTGCGCAAGACGGCAGGTCTGGAGCATAAGGCGGCGCTGATGCAGAAAAAATCCGAAACCGATGCCCTTACCGGATGCTGGAACCGCAACAAGCTCAAGGTGCTGCTGGCGGATGCCATCGCAGGGGCACGGAAAATTGGGCAGCCCTTCGGCATGCTGATGCTGGATATCGATTTTTTCAAGAAAATCAACGATACATATGGCCACGATGCCGGAGATGCTGTACTGCGTGCTTTTGCCACCTTGGTGTATAAACATCTGGCCAAAGAACACGAATGTATCCGCTGGGGCGGTGAGGAATTCCTGATTCTGACCAAGATCACAGAGCAGGACGAACTATTGGCGTTGGCCGAAAAGATCCGCGAGCAGGTGGCTGCTGTGCCATTGGCCGGGCATAAGATCACCTGCAGCATTGGCGCAACCTTGTGGCAGATCGAACAGGACAGTACGGATACGTTGTTCCGGCGGGTGGATGAAGCCCTGTATCAGGCCAAAAGAGACGGACGGAACCGCGTGATCTTCCGTACATAG
- a CDS encoding sensor domain-containing diguanylate cyclase, translated as MRRFCAAVLCLFVVLVFGSAVTRAAVIGSDWQYLTSESQGKWRYFDIHSFRSPALGNAHEIWLEVPLSPLNPQENTLLFATSGQAVEVFVEGSKIYEDGDFAPRFLGHGNKWHLVELPPLTHDTMLLFHFYADYPHQLGVFNNFILDTNEAQARRIFATDFAYVVTLPVAVLLGMITLMYILHRSAWRRMNCKLLVFMLMMTVWTVSLSNVKQLLWDVPVVWRFLENFLCYLLPVAANAIVVEILEEDLRPAVRWSVWIYALLAAVVLTAELLGYDGLVLGKQLFYGTLLVLQSIVFRSMWESVRRGNEYAKYALFPMVVLATLGLVDGFLLYKRFWHWHIYLLPMGIYACVAFVVCMIREQILHEQELEAHAEDLMGEIAAAMKRAEMDELTGCRNRGAFEDFIRQQIERRKDFSLIMLDIDYFKDINDTYGHEAGDQVLRQFSELVRQTLGEDQEFFRWGGEEFVIYCPAFSIVNAGDLAEKIRLLVAGYKFLPQHQVTVSAGVAQWHHESDSQVGIFRRMDDALYNAKCNGRNQISLE; from the coding sequence ATGAGGCGGTTTTGCGCAGCAGTTCTATGCCTCTTTGTGGTGCTTGTTTTTGGCAGTGCTGTGACCAGAGCTGCGGTTATTGGCAGTGACTGGCAGTATCTGACGTCAGAGAGCCAGGGAAAATGGCGTTACTTTGATATCCATAGTTTCCGTTCTCCAGCTCTGGGCAATGCTCATGAGATTTGGCTGGAGGTGCCGCTGTCCCCCTTGAATCCCCAAGAGAATACGCTGCTGTTTGCCACCAGCGGGCAGGCAGTGGAGGTCTTTGTAGAAGGCAGCAAGATTTATGAGGATGGGGATTTTGCCCCGCGCTTTTTGGGCCATGGCAATAAATGGCATCTGGTGGAACTGCCGCCGCTTACCCATGATACGATGCTGCTCTTTCACTTTTACGCCGATTATCCTCATCAATTGGGTGTATTCAATAATTTTATCCTCGACACCAATGAAGCACAGGCCCGGCGGATATTTGCCACAGATTTTGCCTATGTGGTGACCTTGCCGGTGGCAGTGCTGCTAGGGATGATAACCCTGATGTATATCCTGCATCGCTCGGCTTGGCGGCGGATGAATTGCAAACTGCTGGTGTTCATGTTGATGATGACGGTCTGGACCGTGAGCTTGTCTAATGTGAAGCAGCTCCTTTGGGATGTGCCGGTGGTCTGGCGTTTTTTGGAGAATTTCCTTTGTTATCTTTTGCCTGTGGCGGCCAATGCTATAGTGGTGGAGATCTTGGAGGAAGATCTGCGGCCTGCAGTGCGGTGGTCGGTGTGGATTTATGCCTTGCTGGCTGCTGTGGTGCTGACGGCAGAGCTGCTGGGCTATGATGGTCTGGTCCTGGGCAAGCAGCTTTTCTATGGCACCTTGCTGGTGCTGCAGTCCATCGTGTTCCGCAGTATGTGGGAGTCTGTCAGGCGGGGCAACGAATATGCCAAGTATGCTCTTTTCCCCATGGTGGTGCTGGCAACACTGGGGCTTGTGGATGGCTTTTTGCTCTATAAGCGCTTCTGGCATTGGCATATCTATCTGCTGCCGATGGGAATCTATGCCTGTGTTGCCTTTGTGGTCTGTATGATCCGGGAACAGATCCTTCATGAGCAGGAGCTTGAGGCCCATGCCGAGGATCTGATGGGAGAGATTGCAGCTGCCATGAAGCGGGCGGAAATGGATGAATTGACCGGCTGCCGGAATCGCGGCGCTTTTGAAGATTTTATCCGGCAGCAGATTGAGAGGCGGAAGGATTTTTCTCTGATCATGCTGGATATTGACTATTTCAAAGATATCAATGATACATATGGTCATGAGGCTGGTGATCAGGTACTGCGGCAATTCTCTGAACTCGTGCGGCAAACTTTGGGTGAAGATCAGGAATTCTTCCGTTGGGGCGGAGAGGAGTTCGTCATCTATTGTCCCGCTTTCAGCATCGTCAATGCCGGAGATTTGGCAGAGAAGATCCGCCTTTTGGTGGCAGGGTACAAATTCCTGCCGCAGCATCAGGTGACGGTAAGCGCCGGTGTGGCCCAATGGCATCATGAGAGCGACAGTCAGGTAGGAATCTTCCGGCGCATGGATGATGCCCTGTATAATGCCAAGTGCAATGGACGCAATCAGATCAGTCTGGAATAA
- a CDS encoding mannose/fructose/sorbose PTS transporter subunit IIB, translating to MNIVLARIDDRLIHGQVATVWSKVTGCSRIIVCDDEVAKDTIRATLLKQVAPAGIKSHVVDLEKAVRVYNNPKYENEKCLLLFTNPTSVLYMVEHGVDIKSVNIGGMSFHEGKHQITGAVSVDDKDIESFKKLNEKGIELEIRKVDTDKKVMLMDVLK from the coding sequence ATGAATATTGTACTTGCAAGAATTGATGACCGTCTGATCCATGGCCAGGTAGCCACTGTATGGTCCAAGGTTACGGGCTGCAGCCGCATTATCGTCTGCGATGATGAAGTGGCAAAAGACACGATCCGCGCAACGCTCCTGAAGCAGGTTGCTCCGGCCGGCATCAAATCCCATGTTGTGGATCTGGAAAAGGCTGTCCGCGTTTACAACAACCCGAAATACGAAAACGAGAAATGCCTGCTGCTCTTCACGAATCCCACCAGCGTGCTCTACATGGTAGAACATGGTGTGGATATCAAGAGCGTCAACATCGGCGGCATGAGCTTCCATGAAGGCAAGCATCAGATCACAGGTGCTGTTTCCGTAGATGACAAGGATATCGAATCCTTCAAGAAGCTCAACGAAAAAGGCATCGAACTGGAAATCCGCAAGGTTGATACGGATAAGAAAGTCATGCTGATGGATGTCCTCAAATAA
- the pfkA gene encoding 6-phosphofructokinase — MIKKAIAVMTSGGDSPGMNAAARAVVRTALHEGVKVYGIYDGYAGMIDDRIEELTSRSVSDLIQRGGTFLGTARSMEFKTPEGRKKGFDNLVKRGIEGLVIIGGDGSLTGGSLLSKETGMPIVGLPGTIDNDVWGMDYTIGCDTAANTIVDAINKLRDTASAHRRIMLVEVMGRNSGWLAMMAGIAGGAEYVLVPEVKYDLDEICHELKAMYDAGKRYSIIVVAEGAGSAVGLGKVVEDKTGIDTRVSVLGHIQRGGSPTIEDRIKASMLGEKAALAIISGATNLVFGFNEGKVVGVNLFDAVNNNKTLNPELVRLARVLA, encoded by the coding sequence ATGATTAAAAAAGCAATTGCCGTAATGACTTCTGGCGGCGACAGCCCGGGGATGAATGCGGCAGCCCGCGCCGTAGTACGTACTGCCCTGCATGAAGGGGTAAAGGTCTATGGTATCTATGATGGTTACGCCGGCATGATCGATGACCGCATCGAGGAACTCACGAGCCGCAGCGTGTCCGATCTGATCCAGCGCGGTGGTACCTTCCTGGGCACGGCCCGCAGCATGGAGTTCAAGACTCCCGAAGGCCGTAAGAAAGGCTTCGACAACCTGGTGAAGCGTGGCATTGAAGGTCTTGTAATCATCGGCGGTGACGGTTCCCTTACCGGCGGCTCTCTCCTGTCCAAGGAAACGGGAATGCCTATCGTTGGTCTGCCGGGCACCATTGACAACGACGTATGGGGCATGGATTACACCATTGGCTGCGATACGGCTGCCAACACCATCGTCGATGCCATCAACAAGCTGCGCGACACGGCTTCTGCCCATCGCCGCATCATGCTCGTTGAGGTTATGGGGCGCAACTCCGGCTGGCTGGCTATGATGGCCGGTATCGCCGGTGGTGCTGAGTACGTTCTCGTACCGGAAGTGAAATATGACCTGGACGAAATCTGCCATGAACTCAAGGCTATGTATGATGCCGGCAAGCGCTACAGCATCATCGTAGTGGCTGAAGGCGCAGGCTCTGCTGTAGGCCTGGGCAAAGTGGTGGAGGACAAGACGGGCATCGATACCCGTGTATCGGTTCTCGGTCATATTCAGCGTGGTGGTTCCCCGACGATTGAAGACCGTATCAAGGCTTCCATGCTGGGTGAAAAGGCAGCTTTGGCCATCATCTCCGGTGCTACGAATCTGGTCTTTGGCTTCAATGAAGGCAAGGTTGTTGGCGTAAATCTCTTTGATGCTGTCAATAACAATAAGACCTTGAATCCGGAACTGGTACGTTTGGCGAGAGTGCTGGCATAA
- the manZ gene encoding PTS mannose transporter subunit IID → MEKKITSSDFFWTFVRSNFLQASWNMERMQGLGYCFGMVPILRRLYEGEELKQAIKRHLEFYNTQPFVTAPIIGITAALEEKKANGADIPDGVINGIKVGMMGPLAGVGDPIFWGTLRPITAALGASFALTGSIIGPILFFVLFNLIRLAVRWYGISYGYAKGTDIVQDIAGNKLQKITEGASILGLFVMGALVNKWTSVNIPVVVSEITNAKGEHVVTTVQGILDQLMPGLVPLLMTFACMALLKRKVNAIWIIFGLFALGIICNALGIMSVK, encoded by the coding sequence ATGGAAAAGAAGATTACTTCTAGCGACTTTTTCTGGACTTTCGTCCGTTCTAACTTCCTGCAGGCTTCCTGGAACATGGAACGTATGCAGGGCCTGGGCTACTGCTTCGGTATGGTTCCTATCCTTCGCCGTCTTTATGAAGGGGAAGAACTCAAGCAGGCTATCAAACGTCACCTGGAATTCTACAACACTCAGCCCTTCGTAACAGCTCCGATCATTGGTATCACGGCTGCTCTTGAGGAAAAGAAAGCTAACGGTGCTGATATTCCCGATGGTGTTATCAACGGTATCAAAGTTGGTATGATGGGCCCTCTGGCCGGTGTCGGTGACCCGATTTTCTGGGGCACGCTCCGTCCGATCACCGCTGCTCTTGGTGCATCTTTCGCCCTGACCGGCAGCATCATCGGCCCGATCCTGTTCTTCGTACTGTTCAACCTGATTCGTCTGGCTGTCCGCTGGTACGGCATCAGCTACGGCTATGCCAAAGGTACGGACATCGTACAGGATATCGCCGGCAACAAGCTCCAGAAGATCACAGAAGGTGCTTCCATCCTCGGTCTGTTCGTAATGGGTGCCTTGGTTAACAAATGGACATCCGTCAACATTCCGGTAGTTGTGTCTGAAATCACCAACGCCAAGGGTGAACATGTAGTAACGACTGTACAGGGCATTCTCGACCAGCTGATGCCGGGCCTTGTTCCACTGCTCATGACCTTCGCCTGCATGGCTCTCTTGAAGCGTAAAGTCAACGCTATCTGGATTATCTTCGGTCTCTTTGCACTGGGTATTATCTGCAATGCTCTGGGCATCATGAGCGTGAAGTAA